In the genome of Drosophila yakuba strain Tai18E2 chromosome 3R, Prin_Dyak_Tai18E2_2.1, whole genome shotgun sequence, one region contains:
- the LOC6537566 gene encoding V-type proton ATPase subunit F: MSMHTEELGRLLAVIGDEDTCVGFLLGGIGEVDEDRETNFMVVERDTTSDQIEECFKKFLRRPDIGIILINQVYADMIRPTVDAHHLAMPTVLEIPSKQRAYDVSRDSILKRAQSVISPPKRHY, from the exons ATGTCGATGCACACAGAGGAGCTGGGACGCCTTTTGGCTGTGATTGGCGATGAG GACACGTGTGTCGGCTTTCTGCTTGGTGGCATTGGAGAAGTTGACGAGGATCGTGAGACCAATTTCATGGTCGTGGAAAGGG ACACCACTTCCGACCAGATCGAAGAGTGTTTCAAAAAGTTCCTCAGACGACCGGACATAGGCATCATCCTGATCAACCAGGTTTACGCGGATATGATTCGCCCCACTGTCGACGCTCACCATCTGGCCATGCCCACTGTGCTGGAGATTCCCTCTAAGCAGCGGGCATACGATGTCTCCAGGGACTCGATTCTGAAGCGGGCTCAA AGCGTCATCAGTCCGCCCAAAAGGCACTACTAG
- the LOC6537563 gene encoding uncharacterized protein LOC6537563, giving the protein MKNCLAMQMRSGILIALCLCISLNNSLALLEHEGEIINSCIQNYGGLTAENAERLERFKEWSDSYEEIPCFTQCYLSGMFDFYNNITGFDKARIVAVFGSPVYEACRRKLELPPELVASSCKHAYEGFHCITNMENHPFTIIDNMPNISQSAKNSMKDCLQDVHQDEWKSFAVFADYPVNEPIPCFTRCFVDKLHIFEEKTRLWKLEAMKQNLGIPAKGARIRTCHRQRGKDRCATYYKQFTCYAMAV; this is encoded by the exons ATGAAGAATTGTTTAGCAATGCAGATGAGAAGTGGAATATTAATAGCCTTGTGCCTATGCATTTCATTG AATAATAGCCTGGCCCTACTGGAGCACGAAGGCGAGATCATCAACAGCTGCATCCAAAACTATGGCGGACTTACTGCGGAAAACGCCGAGCGTCTAGAACGATTCAAGGAATGGTCGGACAGCTACGAGGAAATCCCCTGCTTCACGCAGTGCTATTTGTCTGGGATGTTCGACTTTTACAATAACATAACGGGGTTCGATAAAGCCCGAATTGTGGCAGTCTTTGGAAGCCCCGTCTACGAAGCCTGCCGAAGGAAATTAGAACTGCCTCCCGAATTAGTCGCGAGCAGCTGCAAACATGCCTACGAGGGCTTCCACTGCATCACAAAC ATGGAAAACCACCCGTTCACGATTATCGACAACATGCCAAATATCTCGCAGTCGGCGAAGAACTCAATGAAGGACTGCCTGCAGGATGTCCACCAGGACGAGTGGAAGAGCTTCGCAGTCTTCGCCGACTATCCTGTCAATGAACCGATTCCGTGCTTCACCCGGTGCTTTGTGGACAAGTTGCATATCTTTGAGGAGAAAACGCGACTGTGGAAACTGGAGGCCATGAAACAAAACCTGGGCATTCCGGCCAAAGGAGCTCGCATAAGGACCTGTCATCGTCAGCGTGGCAAGGACCGATGTGCCACATATTACAAACAGTTCACCTGCTACGCGATGGCCGTCTAG
- the LOC6537565 gene encoding general odorant-binding protein 99a — protein sequence MQSQFLLLIAAVATLLVAQTAAKFQVKTPADAKKALEECREEFYVPDEIYEKYLNYEFPDHLRTSCFVKCFLEKLELFSEKKGFNERAMIKQFTYRNFGDVATVRHGLEKCIDHNEAESDVCTWANRVFSCWLPINRHVVRKVFA from the exons ATGCAGTCCCAATTCCTCCTGCTGATCGCAGCCGTTGCCACGTTGCTGGTGGCCCAG ACTGCGGCCAAGTTCCAGGTGAAGACCCCCGCCGACGCCAAGAAGGCTTTAGAGGAATGCCGTGAGGAGTTCTACGTGCCGGACGAAATCTACGAAAAGTACCTGAACTACGAGTTTCCCGACCACCTACGCACCAGCTGCTTCGTCAAGTGCTTCCTGGAGAAGCTCGAGCTGTTTTCGGAGAAGAAGGGCTTCAACGAGCGGGCCATGATCAAGCAGTTCACCTATAGGAACTTCGGGGACGTGGCCACGGTCCGGCACGGCCTGGAGAAGTGCATCGATCACAACGAGGCCGAGTCGGATGTCTGCACCTGGGCCAACCGCGTCTTCTCCTGCTGGCTGCCCATCAACCGCCATGTGGTGCGCAAGGTCTTCGCCTGA
- the LOC6537564 gene encoding uncharacterized protein LOC6537564, whose amino-acid sequence MGSPRTVLVSLFLICSQALADLSGDAQTLEKCMRELSSPETIAADLRKLERYSSWRQEELPCLMRCLAREKGWFDVEANKWMLKKVTEDLGADVYNYCRFELRRMGTDGCSFAYRGLRCLKQAEMHAGTSLSTLLQCSRQLNATNVELLQYSKLKSKEPIPCLFQCFADAMGFYDREGNWRLENWKQAFGPSGNEDESFGSDYSGCRLSGTQRQKAANKCSWMYQEYKCWERVNGNKLVEDNREQS is encoded by the exons ATGGGTTCCCCGCGGACAGTTCTGGTCAGCCTGTTCCTCATCTGCAGTCAG GCACTAGCTGACCTTTCTGGTGATGCCCAGACGCTGGAAAAGTGCATGCGGGAGCTGAGTTCGCCGGAGACCATCGCTGCCGATCTTCGGAAGCTGGAGCGGTACTCGTCGTGGAGGCAGGAGGAGCTGCCTTGCCTGATGCGCTGCTTGGCCAGGGAAAAGGGCTGGTTCGACGTCGAGGCCAACAAGTGGATGCTCAAGAAAGTGACCGAGGACCTGGGCGCCGATGTCTATAACTACTGCAGATTCGAGCTGCGCCGGATGGGAACCGACGGCTGTAGCTTCGCTTACCGGGGACTCAGGTGCCTGAAGCAGGCCGAGATGCATGCGGGCACCAGCCTGAGCACCCTGCTGCAGTGCTCCCGCCAGCTGAACGCCACCAAtgtggagctgctgcagtacaGTAAGCTCAAGTCGAAGGAACCCATTCCTTGCCTCTTCCAGTGCTTTGCGGATGCCATGGGCTTCTACGATCGCGAGGGAAACTGGCGGCTGGAAAACTGGAAGCAGGCATTCGGACCTTCCGGAAATGAGGATGAGTCTTTTGGCTCGGACTACAGTGGCTGTCGACTAAGTGGGACACAGCGGCAGAAGGCGGCAAACAAGTGCTCGTGGATGTACCAAGAGTACAAGTGCTGGGAGCGAGTAAATGGGAATAAGCTGGTGGAGGACAACAGGGAGCAGTCGTAA